The following proteins are co-located in the Meriones unguiculatus strain TT.TT164.6M chromosome 4, Bangor_MerUng_6.1, whole genome shotgun sequence genome:
- the Sstr4 gene encoding somatostatin receptor type 4: MNAPATLPPGGEDTTWTPGINASLAPEEEEDAVRSDGTGTAGMVTIQCIYALVCLVGLVGNALVIFVILRYAKMKTATNIYLLNLAVADELFMLSVPFVASAAALRHWPFGAVLCRAVLSVDGLNMFTSVFCLTVLSVDRYVAVVHPLRAATYRRPSVAKLINLGVWLASLLVTLPIAVFADTRPARGGEAVACNLHWPHPAWSAVFVIYTFLLGFLLPVLAIGLCYLLIVGKMRAVALRAGWQQRRRSEKKITRLVLMVVTVFVLCWMPFYVVQLLNLFVTSLDATVNHVSLILSYANSCANPILYGFLSDNFRRSFQRVLCLRCCLLETSGGAEEDPLDYYATALKSRGGAGCICPPLPCQQEPMQAEPGCKQVPFTKTTTF, from the coding sequence ATGAATGCGCCCGCAACTCTGCCCCCCGGGGGCGAGGACACCACCTGGACCCCAGGGATCAATGCCAGCCTCGctccggaggaggaggaggatgccgTGCGGTCCGACGGCACGGGGACAGCGGGCATGGTCACTATCCAGTGCATCTATGCGCTCGTGTGCCTGGTGGGTCTGGTGGGCAACGCCCTGGTCATCTTCGTGATCCTACGCTATGCTAAGATGAAGACAGCCACCAACATCTACCTGCTCAACTTGGCCGTCGCCGATGAGCTCTTTATGCTCAGCGTGCCATTCGTGGCCTCGGCGGCCGCCCTGCGTCACTGGCCCTTCGGGGCGGTGCTGTGCCGTGCAGTGCTTAGCGTGGATGGCCTTAACATGTTCACCAGTGTCTTCTGCCTCACCGTGCTCAGCGTGGACCGCTATGTGGCTGTAGTGCACCCTCTGCGTGCCGCCACCTACCGGCGGCCCAGCGTGGCCAAGCTAATCAACCTGGGAGTGTGGCTAGCATCCTTGCTGGTCACCCTGCCCATCGCAGTCTTCGCTGACACCAGGCCGGCTCGCGGGGGTGAGGCCGTGGCGTGCAACCTGCACTGGCCTCACCCAGCCTGGTCTGCCGTCTTCGTGATCTATACTTTCTTGTTGGGCTTCCTGCTCCCGGTTCTGGCCATCGGATTATGCTACCTGCTTATTGTGGGCAAGATGCGCGCGGTGGCCCTGCGGGCCGGCTGGCAGCAGCGGAGGCGCTCAGAGAAGAAGATCACGAGGCTCGTGCTGATGGTGGTGACCGTCTTTGTGCTGTGCTGGATGCCTTTCTATGTGGTGCAGCTTCTGAATCTTTTTGTCACCAGCCTCGATGCCACCGTCAACCATGTGTCCCTCATCCTCAGCTATGCCAACAGTTGTGCCAACCCTATTCTCTATGGCTTCCTCTCTGACAACTTCCGGCGCTCCTTCCAGCGGGTTCTGTGCCTGCGCTGCTGTCTCCTGGAAACGTCTGGAGGTGCCGAGGAAGACCCCCTGGACTACTATGCCACTGCTCTCAAAAGCAGAGGGGGCGCAGGATGCATAtgccctcccctgccctgccAGCAGGAGCCCATGCAAGCAGAACCTGGCTGCAAACAAGTCCCTTTCACCAAGACCACTACTTTTTGA
- the Thbd gene encoding thrombomodulin, with protein MLGVLLLGVLAPAGLGISVLAELQSKGSQCVEHECFALFQGPVTFSAASRACESLQGHLMTVRSSVAADVISLLLSDDSSKDSRPWIGLQLPQGCGDPLHLGPLRGFQWVTGDNHTSYSRWARPNDPAAPLCGPLCVTVSVATEAAPGEPAWEEQPCETQADGFLCEFAFTASCRPLAVDPRDSEAAHISSTYNTPFGVSGADFQTLPVGSSVAVMPLGLELVCRAPPGTSEGRWVREATGAWNCSVEKGGCEYLCNQTTDGPRCLCPSDTNLQDDGRSCARPVEQSCSDLCDHFCVTNPNVTGSYYCMCETGYHLAADGHSCEDVDDCQQGPNPCPQLCVNTKGGFECFCYDGFELVDGECVEPPDPCFGNDCEFQCQPVNAAEYRCICAEGFAPKPNEPHRCELFCNETSCPADCDPNTPDSCQCPEGFILDDGVTCEDIDECSSGLCYPSECRNLPGSYECICGPNTALAGQISQDCDPKPVNEDIEDEGSGEAPVGPTPGSPTGPPSERPVHSGVLIGISIASLSLVAALLALLCHLRKKQSAARAELEYKCASPAKEVVLQHVRTDRTLQKF; from the coding sequence ATGCTTGGTGTTCTCCTTCTGGGTGTGCTGGCTCCAGCTGGCCTGGGGATCTCCGTATTAGCGGAGCTGCAGTCCAAAGGCAGTCAGTGCGTAGAGCACGAGTGCTTTGCGCTTTTCCAGGGCCCCGTGACCTTCTCCGCTGCCAGCCGGGCCTGCGAAAGCCTGCAAGGACATCTAATGACAGTCCGCTCCTCGGTGGCTGCCGATGTCATTTCCCTTCTGCTGAGCGACGACAGTAGTAAGGACTCACGCCCCTGGATCGGCTTACAGCTCCCGCAGGGCTGTGGCGACCCGCTGCATCTTGGACCCCTGCGTGGCTTCCAGTGGGTTACAGGAGACAACCACACAAGTTACAGCAGGTGGGCGCGGCCCAACGACCCAGCGGCTCCACTCTGCGGCCCGCTATGCGTCACCGTCTCGGTAGCAACAGAGGCTGCACCGGGCGAGCCGGcctgggaagagcagccctgcgaGACGCAGGCCGACGGCTTCCTCTGCGAGTTCGCCTTCACAGCGTCCTGCAGGCCTCTGGCGGTGGATCCCCGAGATTCCGAGGCTGCGCACATCTCTAGCACCTACAACACCCCGTTTGGGGTCAGTGGTGCGGACTTTCAGACGCTGCCAGTAGGCAGCTCCGTTGCTGTGATGCCCCTTGGCTTGGAGCTGGTGTGCAGGGCTCCGCCCGGAACTTCAGAGGGACGCTGGGTTCGGGAAGCGACAGGAGCCTGGAACTGCAGCGTGGAGAAAGGTGGCTGCGAGTACTTGTGCAACCAGACCACAGACGGACCCAGATGCCTCTGCCCCAGCGACACCAACCTGCAGGACGATGGACGTTCATGTGCAAGACCTGTGGAGCAATCGTGCAGTGACCTCTGTGATCATTTTTGCGTCACCAACCCTAACGTGACAGGCTCTTACTACTGCATGTGCGAGACAGGCTACCACTTGGCAGCCGACGGACATAGTTGTGAGGACGTGGATGACTGTCAGCAGGGGCCCAATCCATGCCCGCAGCTTTGCGTCAACACCAAGGGCGGCTTCGAGTGTTTCTGCTACGATGGCTTTGAGTTGGTGGATGGAGAGTGCGTGGAGCCCCCGGATCCGTGCTTCGGAAATGACTGCGAGTTTCAGTGCCAGCCGGTGAACGCCGCTGAGTACCGTTGCATCTGTGCTGAGGGCTTCGCACCCAAGCCCAATGAGCCGCACAGGTGTGAATTGTTCTGCAATGAAACTTCATGCCCGGCGGACTGTGACCCTAACACTCCTGACTCGTGCCAATGCCCTGAAGGCTTCATCCTGGACGACGGTGTCACATGCGAGGACATCGATGAGTGCAGTTCAGGCCTCTGCTACCCCAGTGAGTGTCGAAACCTTCCAGGCTCCTACGAGTGCATCTGTGGGCCCAACACAGCCCTTGCTGGCCAGATTAGCCAGGACTGTGATCCCAAGCCTGTTAACGAAGACATTGAGGACGAAGGCTCTGGAGAGGCCCCAGTCGGCCCGACGCCAGGCTCTCCGACAGGTCCTCCGTCTGAAAGGCCAGTGCATTCTGGCGTGCTCATTGGCATTTCCATTGCCAGTCTGTCCCTGGTGGCTGCGCTTTTGGCGCTTCTCTGTCACCTGCGCAAGAAGCAGAGCGCAGCTCGGGCAGAGCTGGAGTACAAGTGTGCGTCCCCAGCCAAGGAGGTGGTGCTGCAGCATGTAAGGACTGATCGGACGCTGCAGAAGTTCTGA